The Duganella sp. BuS-21 sequence ACCCTGAACGACATCATCGACACCAAGGCGCGCATGGTGCGCGAGGTGACGGAGGTGAGCCGCGTGGTGGGCCGCGAAGGCCGCCTGACGCAGCGCGCGGAAATGCCGAACACGGTGGGTGGCTGGGCCACCATCATCAGCTCCGTCAACACCCTGATCGACGACCTGGTGCGACCGACTTCCGAAATGGCGCGCGTGATCGGCGCCGTGGCGAAAGGCGACCTGTCGCAGACCATGTCGCTGGAGGTGGACGGTCACCCGCTGAAGGGTCAGTACCTGCGCGCGGCGATGACCGCCAACACCATGGTGGAACAGCTGTCGTCCTTCTCGTCCGAAGTAACGCGCGTGGCGCGTGAAGTGGGTACCGAAGGCAAGCTCGGTGGTCAGGCGCAGGTGAAAGGCGTGGCCGGCACCTGGAAGGACTTGACCGACTCGGTGAACTCGATGGCGGGTAACCTGACGTCGCAGGTGCGTAACATCGCCGAGGTGACCACCGCCGTGGCCAACGGCGACTTGTCCAAGAAAATCACGGTGGACGTGCGCGGCGAGATTCTGCAACTGAAAGACACCATCAACGTGATGGTGGACCAGCTGCGGTCCTTCGCATCCGAGGTGACGCGCGTGGCGCGCGAGGTGGGTACGGAAGGCAAACTGGGCGGGCAGGCGTATGTGCCGGGCGTGGGCGGCACGTGGAAGGACTTGACCGACAACGTGAACTTCATGGCGTCCAACTTGACGGGCCAGGTGCGTAACATCGCGGCGGTGACGACGGCGGTGGCGAACGGCGACTTGTCGAAGAAAATCACGGTGGACGTGAAGGGCGAGATTCTGGAACTGAAGAACACCATCAACGTGATGGTGGACCAATTGTCCTCCTTCGCATCGGAAGTGACGCGGGTGGCGCGCGAGGTGGGTACGGAAGGTAAGCTGGGCGGCCAGGCGCAGGTGAAAGGCGTGGGCGGTACGTGGAAAGACTTGACCGACTCGGTGAACTCGATGGCGGGTAACTTGACGGGCCAGGTGCGTAACATCGCGGAGGTGACCACCGCCGTGGCGAACGGTGACTTGTCCAAGAAGATTACGGTCGACGTGAAGGGTGAGATTCTCGAACTGAAAAACACCATCAACGTGATGGTCGACCAATTGAACTCCTTCGCATCCGAGGTGACGCGCGTGGCGCGTGAGGTGGGCACGGAGGGTAAGCTGGGCGGCCAGGCGAACGTGTCCGGCGTGGCCGGCACCTGGAAAGACTTGACCGATAACGTGAACTTCATGGCGTCCAACTTGACGGGCCAGGTGCGTAACATCGCGGACGTGACGACGGCGGTGGCCAACGGCGACTTGTCGAAGAAAATTACGGTGGACGTGAAGGGCGAGATTCTCGAACTGAAAAACACCATCAACGTGATGGTGGATCAATTGTCCTCCTTCGCATCCGAGGTGACGCGGGTGGCGCGGGAGGTGGGTACGGAGGGTAAGCTGGGCGGCCAGGCGTATGTACCGGGCGTCGGCGGCACCTGGAAGGACTTGACCGATAACGTCAACTTCATGGCATCCAACTTGACGGGCCAGGTGCGTAACATCGCGGCGGTGACGACGGCGGTGGCGCGTGGTGACTTGTCCAAGAAAATCACGGTGGACGTGAAGGGCGAAATTCTGGAACTGAAAGACACCATCAACGTGATGGTGGACCAATTATCTTCCTTCGCATCCGAAGTGACGCGGGTGGCGCGCGAGGTGGGTACGGAAGGTAAGCTGGGCGGGCAGGCCAACGTGTCCGGCGTGGCCGGTACATGGAAAGACTTGACCGAGAACGTCAACCAGCTGGCGGCCAACCTGACCAACCAGGTGCGGGCGATTGCGGAGGTGGCGACTGCCGTGACGCGCGGCGACTTGTCGCGCTCCATTCAGGTGGAGGCGCGCGGCGAGGTGTCCTACCTGAAGGACAACATCAACGAGATGATCCGCAACCTGAAAGAGACCACGCAGAAGAATGCGCAGCAGGATTGGCTGAAGACCAATCTGGCGCGCTTCACTCGTCTGCTGCAAGGCCAGCGCGACTTGCAGGCCGTGACCAAGCTGATTCTGTCGGAACTGGCGCCGCTGGTGTCCGCTCACCACGGCGTGTTCTACATGATGGATTCCGGCGACACCGATGCGCGCCTGCGCATGATCGCCAGCTACGGCTACCGTTCCAGCCGCAAGCTGCCGACCTCCTTCCTGCCCGGTGAAGGCCTGGTCGGCCAGTGCGCGCTGGAGAAGGTGCGCATCTGGCTGACCGACGTGCCGCGCGATTACATCGTGGTGTCGTCCGGCCTGGGCGCGGCGCCGCCGACCAATATCGTGGTGCTGCCGATCCTGTTCGAGCAGCAGGTGAAGGCGGTGATCGAGATCGCCTCGCTGGACCGCTTCACCGAAACCCACCTGTCCTTCCTTGACCAGTTGATGGAATCCATCGGCGTGGTGCTGAACACCATCGAGGCGAACAGCCGTACCGAGTCGCTGCTGACGCAATCGCAGTCGCTGGCGCAAGAACTGCAACAGACCAACCAGGAGCTGGCCGAAAAAGCCCGCCTGCTGTCCGAGCAAAACATCGAGGTGGAACGCAAGAACCGCGAAGTGGAGCAAGCGAAGCTGGCGCTGGAAGAAAAAGCCACCCAGCTGGCGCTGTCCTCCAAGTACAAATCCGAGTTCCTGGCGAATATGTCGCACGAGCTGCGCACGCCTCTGAACTCGCTGCTGATCCTGGCGCAGCAACTGGGCGACAACCCGGACGGCAACCTGTCCAACAAGCAGGTGGAATTTGCCAAGACCATCCACGGCTCCGGTTCGGACTTGCTGACGCTGATTAACGATATTCTGGACTTGTCGAAGATCGAATCCGGTACCGTGACGCTGGACGTCTCCGAGTACCGCTTCCAGAACCTGCGCAACTACGTCGACCGCACCTTCCGCCACATGGCCGAGGCCAAGCACCTGGGCTTCTTCGTGGAGCTGAAGGACAGCCTGCCGACCGCCATGATGACCGATACCACGCGCCTGCAGCAGGTGCTGAAAAACCTGCTGTCGAACGCATTCAAGTTCACCACGCACGGCCAGGTGTCGCTGGCCATCAGCCTGGTGAACAGCGGCTTCACCAGCGACCACCCCAACCTGTTGCATGCGGACGCGGTGCTGTCCTTCGCCGTCAGCGACACCGGAGTCGGCATCGCCGCCGACAAGCTGCAGCTGATTTTCGAAGCGTTCCAGCAGGCCGACGGTTCCACCGCGCGCAAGTACGGCGGCACGGGCTTGGGCCTGTCGATTTCGCGCGAGCTGGCGCGTCTGCTGGGCGGCGAGATACGGGTGGAATCGGTGGTCGGCAGCGGCTCGACCTTCACCCTGTTCCTGCCATACAACCGCGCAGGCTTCATCAACTACGACATGGTGCGCGCGCCGCAAGTGCGCCTGCCGACGCCGGCGCCGCAAGTGGTGTACACGCCGCCGCCGCACGCCGAACACGACACGCTTGCCAGCGTCAGCGAACTGGATGCCGATCTCAATGAATACAACGGCAGCGACGACCGCGGACTGGTGGCGCCGGGGGATCCGTCGGTGCTGATCATCGAGGACGACGAGCGCTTCTCGCAGATCGTGCTGGGCTTCGCGCGCGAGAAGAACTTCAAGGGCATCATCACCATGCAGGGCGATTCGGCCCTGAGCCTGGCGCGCGACTACCTGCCGTCGGCCATCTTCCTGGACCTGGACCTGCCCGATATCGACGGCTTCACGGTGCTGGACCGCCTGAAACGCGATCCGAGCACGCGTCACATTCCGGTGCACGTGATGTCCAGCTTGCGCGAGCGTGAGCGCGCGCTGCGCCTGGGCGCCATCTCATACCTGAATAAGCCGGTCAGCAGGGAAGCACTGCAGGAAGAATTCAGCCGCATACAGAAGTTCCTGTTGGGCGGCAAACGCAGCCTGCTGGTGGTCGATGACGAAGCGGCGCAGCGCGATTCCATCATCGCCCTGATCGGCGACGTGGACATCCATATCGTGGCGGTGGAAACCGGCCAGGCCGCGCTGGAAATGCTGCGCGAACAGCACTTCGACTGCATGGTGCTGGACCTGACGCTGCCCGACATCTCCGGCTTCGACCTGCTGGACATCATCGGCAAGGACGGCTCGCTGCGCGACCTGCCGATCGTGATCAACACGGCCAAGGACTTGAACCGCAAGGAAGTGGCAAAGCTCAAGCGCTACGCCAAGACCATCGTGATCAAGGATGCGCGCTCGCCGGAGCGCCTGCTGGACGAGACGGCGCTGTTCCTGCACCGCTCGCAGGCCAGCCTGCCGGAAGCGCAGCGCCGCATGCTGGAAGAGATCCATGCGGCCGAAGGCGGCCTGGCCGGACGCAAGGTGCTGATCGTCGATGATGACTTGCGCAATATTTTCGCCCTGTCCTCGCTGCTGGAGCGCCAGCAGATGCAGGTGCTGTTCGCCGAAAACGGCCGCGACGGCATCGAGGTGCTGGAGCGCGATCCGACCATCGAGATCGTCCTGATGGACATCATGATGCCGGAGATGGACGGCTACGATACGATGCGGGCGATTCGCCGCATCCCGAAATTCAAGTCGCTGCCCATCATTACGCTGACGGCCAAGGCAATGAAGGGCGACCGCGATAAATGTATCGCGGCCGGCGCGTCGGACTACATCACCAAGCCGGTCGATGTGGCGCAGTTGCTGTCGCTGATGCGCGTGTGGCTGCACTGATGTCGTCGATTTTCGCTTCCATCAGGGCTGCGCTGTCGGGCGAACCGTCCGCGCAACCGCCACCCGATCAGACCACGCCGCCGGCGCCGGTCGGCGTCTCCACCGATGCCGCCGTGCGCCGTCACTCGCCATCCTCGGTCGAGGAACTGGAACTGGAGCTGCTGCTGGAGGCCTTGTTCCAGTGCCATGGCTACGATTTTCGCGGCTACGAGCGTTCCGTGGTGGCGGCCAAGGTGCAGGCGCTACGCGCGGAGCTGGAGCTGCCCACAATCTCGGCCCTGCAGTCGCGCGTGCTGCATGACGACGAGACCTACAACGCCCTGCTGCGCGCGCTCTACGTCAAGCCGGCGCTGATGTTCGACGACGCGCAGGAGGTGTCGATGCTGCGCCTGTCGCTAGGCGTGTGTTTGCACGGCGCCGCCCTGCCGCGCGTCTGGCTGGCAGATTGCGCCGGCGCGCAGCAGGCCTGGACCCTGGCCATCCTGCTGGAACAGGAGCAGCTGGCGCCGCGCACGGAAATCTACGCCACCGTGGCCAGCGACGCCATGCTGTCCGAGGCGCAGCAGGCCAGCCTGCCGATGACGCGGCTGAGCGAGCTGCAGGCGAACTACATCCGCAGCGGCGGCGTCGGCAAGTTGATCGATTATTTCGAGGTCAGCGAGGACGGGCTGCATGCGGTGCTCAAGCCGCACCTGAACAGCCGCATCACGTGGGCGCAATACAATCTGGTGACGGATGCCTCGTTCAATGAGTTCCAGATGATTTTGGGTCATCGCGCATTGCCGGACTTCGGCCCGGCGCTGCACCGGCGCGTGCTGCAGCTGTTCGACGACAGCCTGGTCCCCTTCGGCACGCTGGCGCTGGACCAGCCGCTGGACGACCACGACCCGCTGTCGCGCCACTACAAACCGCTGCTGGCGCACCAGACCTGGTACAAGCGCATCGCCTGAAAACCTGTCATTCCCGCTTTCGCGGCGGTCCGCCGATGCGGAATGACGGTGGCGACTACCCGGCCGCGCTGGGGCGTTCGGCGATGCGGTCGCGCCACGCCTGAAGGTGCGGCATACCCTCCTGCCCGGGCCGGAACTTCATCAGCCCGCGCCCGAACTCCAGCGCGCAAAACGCCGTGATGTCGGCAATCGTGAAACGCTGCCCGGCCACAAAGGGCTGCGCTGCCAGCGTCTGATCCAGCCAGCGCGCGGTCTCGCGCATCCTCTCGCCCTGCACCGCGCCATACTCGGGAAACTGCGGCTGTTCCAGCGCCGCCAAACCCGGATGCGTATGCCGCACACAATTGGCGATGCCATAGAACAGATGCAGCTCCACGCGGCGGTCGGCCATTTCGATGAAAGCGCGTTCGTCGTAACCCTCGCCCATCAGGTTCGGCTCCGGCGCATAGCCTTCCAGCCAGCTGCAGATGGCGCGCGTTTCGCACAGGATGCGGCCATCATCAAGTTCCAGCGCCGGCACGCGGCCGAAGGGATTGCGGGCCAGGTACTCGGCGCTGCGATGCTCGCCGCCGCCCAGATCGATCACCACCTGTTCAATCTCGGCCAGGCCTTTCTCGGCAATGAACATAGAGACGCGGCGCGGATTCGGCGCCCGCAGGGAAGTGTAGAGTTTCATCGCGATTGTCCCGTCTCCAGCATGGTGCGCGCGGTGGTGGGATCGGGACGCTCGGCGCGCGGCGGCAGGATGATGCCGCGCTTGACCGCCGGCCGTTCGGCGATGGCCGCGATCCAGCGCTGCAGATGCGGCAGGTCGTCCACCGTGACGCCCGACCAGTTATGCGTCTGCACCCAGGCCCAGTTGGCGATGTCGGCGATCGAGTAATCGCCGGCCAGGTATTCGTGCCAGGCCAGATGCGCATCCAGCACGCGGAACAGGCGCTTGCTCTCGCCCTGATAGCGGTCGATGGCCGGCTGGATCTTCTCCGGGAAGTAGCGATGGAAGACGTTGGCCTGGCCCATCATCGGACCGATGCCGCCCATCTGGAACATCAGCCACTGCATCACCTGCGAGCGGCCCTTGAAATCGGTGGGCATCAGCTCACCGGTCTTCTCCGCCAGGTAGACCAGAATGGCGCCCGACTCGAACACCGCGAAGTTGTCCTCCGAGCGGTCGACGATCGCCGGAATGCGGCCGTTGGGATTCAGCGCCAGGAACCACGGCTCCTTCTGTTCGCCGGCGGCCAGGTCCAGCACGTGCAGCGTATAGACCAGTTCCAGCTCCTCCAGCGCGATGGAGATTTTATGGCCGTTGGGCGTGGCGGCCGTGTAAAGATCGATCATGTCTCAGCCTTTGCTTTTTATGGGCGTAGCACGATCATATCCGTATTTGGGATTTGACAGCGCCGGCACGACACCGTAGATTGCTCTCTTGCCCACAAGGCCACACATCAAAAAGGATATGCATGAAACGCAGCTTGATTTCGCTCGCCATCATCGCGGCGCTGGGATTATCCGTCACAGCCCCTACCCTTGCCGCCGCCAAGGCCGAGCAAACCACCCAGCTGCCGCGCAACGCCGTGCCGACGCACTACGCCGTATCGCTGACACCCGACGCGGCCAACAGCAGCTTCAGCGCCAGCGCCACGATCGCGCTCGATGTCAAGCAAGCCACCAGCAGCCTGACGCTGCATGCCGCCGACCTGAAATTCAGTGTCGCCGCCATCAGCGCCGGTCCGGGCCAGGCGCCGCGCGCGGCCGCCAGGATCGCGGTGGACGCGGACAAGCAAACCGCCACCTTCCATTTCGCCGACACGCTCAAGCCGGGCCACTACCAGCTGAAACTCGATTACACCGGCGTGATCGGCACCCAGGCCGCCGGCCTGTTCTCGCTGGACTACCAGAACGGCGGCGCCAACAAGCGCGCCCTGTACACCCAGTTTGAAAACTCGGATGCGCGCCGCGTGATCCCGTCGTGGGATGAGCCGTTCTACAAAGCCACCTTCGCGCTGGAAGCGACCATCCCGGCCGGCCAGATGGCGGTGTCCAACATGCCGCTCACTTCCACCACCAAGCTGGCCGACGGCCGCGAACTGGTGCGCTTCGCCACCTCGCCGAAGATGTCGACCTATCTGCTGTTCTTCGGCCTCGGCGAATTCGAGCGCGCCACCACGATGGTGGACGGCGTGGAACTGGGCGTGGTCACGCAAAAAGGTGCGCTGAACCAGGCGCAGTTCGCGCTCGACTCCTCGCGCGACGTGCTACGCGAGTACAACCACTACTTCGGCGTGAAATACCCGCTGCCGAAGCTGGACAACGTCGCCGCGCCGGGCCGCAGCCAGTTCTTCGGCGCGATGGAAAACTGGGGAGCCATCTTCACCTTCGAATACGCCATGCTGCTCGATCCGCGTACCGCCACGCAATCGGACAAGGAAACCTCCTTCCTGGTGGCCGGTCACGAAATCGCCCACCAATGGTTCGGCAATCTGGTCACCATGTCCTGGTGGGACGACTTGTGGCTGAACGAAGGCTTCGCCTCCTGGATGGAGTCCCGCACCACGGCACGCCTGCACCCTGAATGGAATTGGGGACTGCGCGCCGTCGACACGCGCGAAAGCGCGATGGAGCGCGATGCGCTGGCCACCACCCACCCGGTAGTGCAGCGCATCGCCACTGTGGAGCAGGCCAGCCAGGCCTTCGACTCGATCACCTACAGCAAGGGCGAAGCAGTAATCCGCATGCTGGAAAACTATGTCGGCGAAGAGGCCTGGCGCAACGGCGTACGCAGCTACATCGCCAAGCACGCCTACGGCAACACGGTCTCCGACGACTTGTGGCGCGAAGTGGAGAAAGCCGCGCACAAACCGGTGACCGCGATCGCGCACGACTTCACGCTGCAGCCGGGCGTGCCGCTGATCCGCGTGGCGGACGCAGTCTGCAAGAACGGCAA is a genomic window containing:
- a CDS encoding response regulator — encoded protein: MNNMTDLGEQLDAKVLLSTLMALKKGDFSVRMPSDWVGMAGKIADTLNDIIDTKARMVREVTEVSRVVGREGRLTQRAEMPNTVGGWATIISSVNTLIDDLVRPTSEMARVIGAVAKGDLSQTMSLEVDGHPLKGQYLRAAMTANTMVEQLSSFSSEVTRVAREVGTEGKLGGQAQVKGVAGTWKDLTDSVNSMAGNLTSQVRNIAEVTTAVANGDLSKKITVDVRGEILQLKDTINVMVDQLRSFASEVTRVAREVGTEGKLGGQAYVPGVGGTWKDLTDNVNFMASNLTGQVRNIAAVTTAVANGDLSKKITVDVKGEILELKNTINVMVDQLSSFASEVTRVAREVGTEGKLGGQAQVKGVGGTWKDLTDSVNSMAGNLTGQVRNIAEVTTAVANGDLSKKITVDVKGEILELKNTINVMVDQLNSFASEVTRVAREVGTEGKLGGQANVSGVAGTWKDLTDNVNFMASNLTGQVRNIADVTTAVANGDLSKKITVDVKGEILELKNTINVMVDQLSSFASEVTRVAREVGTEGKLGGQAYVPGVGGTWKDLTDNVNFMASNLTGQVRNIAAVTTAVARGDLSKKITVDVKGEILELKDTINVMVDQLSSFASEVTRVAREVGTEGKLGGQANVSGVAGTWKDLTENVNQLAANLTNQVRAIAEVATAVTRGDLSRSIQVEARGEVSYLKDNINEMIRNLKETTQKNAQQDWLKTNLARFTRLLQGQRDLQAVTKLILSELAPLVSAHHGVFYMMDSGDTDARLRMIASYGYRSSRKLPTSFLPGEGLVGQCALEKVRIWLTDVPRDYIVVSSGLGAAPPTNIVVLPILFEQQVKAVIEIASLDRFTETHLSFLDQLMESIGVVLNTIEANSRTESLLTQSQSLAQELQQTNQELAEKARLLSEQNIEVERKNREVEQAKLALEEKATQLALSSKYKSEFLANMSHELRTPLNSLLILAQQLGDNPDGNLSNKQVEFAKTIHGSGSDLLTLINDILDLSKIESGTVTLDVSEYRFQNLRNYVDRTFRHMAEAKHLGFFVELKDSLPTAMMTDTTRLQQVLKNLLSNAFKFTTHGQVSLAISLVNSGFTSDHPNLLHADAVLSFAVSDTGVGIAADKLQLIFEAFQQADGSTARKYGGTGLGLSISRELARLLGGEIRVESVVGSGSTFTLFLPYNRAGFINYDMVRAPQVRLPTPAPQVVYTPPPHAEHDTLASVSELDADLNEYNGSDDRGLVAPGDPSVLIIEDDERFSQIVLGFAREKNFKGIITMQGDSALSLARDYLPSAIFLDLDLPDIDGFTVLDRLKRDPSTRHIPVHVMSSLRERERALRLGAISYLNKPVSREALQEEFSRIQKFLLGGKRSLLVVDDEAAQRDSIIALIGDVDIHIVAVETGQAALEMLREQHFDCMVLDLTLPDISGFDLLDIIGKDGSLRDLPIVINTAKDLNRKEVAKLKRYAKTIVIKDARSPERLLDETALFLHRSQASLPEAQRRMLEEIHAAEGGLAGRKVLIVDDDLRNIFALSSLLERQQMQVLFAENGRDGIEVLERDPTIEIVLMDIMMPEMDGYDTMRAIRRIPKFKSLPIITLTAKAMKGDRDKCIAAGASDYITKPVDVAQLLSLMRVWLH
- a CDS encoding chemotaxis protein, whose translation is MSSIFASIRAALSGEPSAQPPPDQTTPPAPVGVSTDAAVRRHSPSSVEELELELLLEALFQCHGYDFRGYERSVVAAKVQALRAELELPTISALQSRVLHDDETYNALLRALYVKPALMFDDAQEVSMLRLSLGVCLHGAALPRVWLADCAGAQQAWTLAILLEQEQLAPRTEIYATVASDAMLSEAQQASLPMTRLSELQANYIRSGGVGKLIDYFEVSEDGLHAVLKPHLNSRITWAQYNLVTDASFNEFQMILGHRALPDFGPALHRRVLQLFDDSLVPFGTLALDQPLDDHDPLSRHYKPLLAHQTWYKRIA
- a CDS encoding glutathione S-transferase family protein yields the protein MKLYTSLRAPNPRRVSMFIAEKGLAEIEQVVIDLGGGEHRSAEYLARNPFGRVPALELDDGRILCETRAICSWLEGYAPEPNLMGEGYDERAFIEMADRRVELHLFYGIANCVRHTHPGLAALEQPQFPEYGAVQGERMRETARWLDQTLAAQPFVAGQRFTIADITAFCALEFGRGLMKFRPGQEGMPHLQAWRDRIAERPSAAG
- a CDS encoding glutathione S-transferase N-terminal domain-containing protein, which translates into the protein MIDLYTAATPNGHKISIALEELELVYTLHVLDLAAGEQKEPWFLALNPNGRIPAIVDRSEDNFAVFESGAILVYLAEKTGELMPTDFKGRSQVMQWLMFQMGGIGPMMGQANVFHRYFPEKIQPAIDRYQGESKRLFRVLDAHLAWHEYLAGDYSIADIANWAWVQTHNWSGVTVDDLPHLQRWIAAIAERPAVKRGIILPPRAERPDPTTARTMLETGQSR
- a CDS encoding M1 family metallopeptidase, yielding MKRSLISLAIIAALGLSVTAPTLAAAKAEQTTQLPRNAVPTHYAVSLTPDAANSSFSASATIALDVKQATSSLTLHAADLKFSVAAISAGPGQAPRAAARIAVDADKQTATFHFADTLKPGHYQLKLDYTGVIGTQAAGLFSLDYQNGGANKRALYTQFENSDARRVIPSWDEPFYKATFALEATIPAGQMAVSNMPLTSTTKLADGRELVRFATSPKMSTYLLFFGLGEFERATTMVDGVELGVVTQKGALNQAQFALDSSRDVLREYNHYFGVKYPLPKLDNVAAPGRSQFFGAMENWGAIFTFEYAMLLDPRTATQSDKETSFLVAGHEIAHQWFGNLVTMSWWDDLWLNEGFASWMESRTTARLHPEWNWGLRAVDTRESAMERDALATTHPVVQRIATVEQASQAFDSITYSKGEAVIRMLENYVGEEAWRNGVRSYIAKHAYGNTVSDDLWREVEKAAHKPVTAIAHDFTLQPGVPLIRVADAVCKNGKTSVQLTQGEYSKDQESKKPLSWRVPVIAKTVGGAEVRTVVNGGKAGMTLPGCGAVLVNAGQSGYYRTLYAPKAFAALANGFATLPAIDQLGLLADSWTLGLAGLMPASSFMALADSTPQDAAPQVWQRIAVVLSDLHDSYEAKPEQRAALDRYARARLAPVLARIGWNAGKDEAAPVANLRETLISALGKVGDEGVLAEARRRYAASSTDKDAMPAALRRPILAVIAASADAATWEQLRASAEAEQSSMIKAELYDLLGAARDKALAQRALELALTEQPGATASASIVSHVADSHPDLAFDFAVAHREQIDKKIDSGSRSRYFPGLGGRSADPAMVGKLRAYAKQYLPAEAQGDAKTAIAAIEYRIKVRSKRLRQIDAWLAKHGQHGG